From one Humulus lupulus chromosome 8, drHumLupu1.1, whole genome shotgun sequence genomic stretch:
- the LOC133796439 gene encoding uncharacterized protein LOC133796439 isoform X2 — protein sequence MRTVYKFLRQILITKISSMGGACSRKRDQREEEEDNINGGVCRRYGKSGSSKWLATSFTRQSSDIQMGKGKCLSLMDLCIQKIRADIDKYTTFSMLPRDISQQIFNDLVYSRLLTEASLEAFRDCALQDLYLGEYPGVNNSWMDMVASQGSSLLSVDLSASDVTDDGLIHLKDCINLQAIHFNYCDRISDRGLECISGLSNLTSLSFRRNNAITAKGMSAFARLVNLVQLDLERCPEIHGGLVYLKGLTKLESLNLNWCNCITDADMKSLSGLTNLKGLQLSSSKVTDCGISYLKGLHNLSLLNLEGCPVTAACLDSLSALAALLYLNLSRCCLTDNGCEKFSRLGRKLKVLNLAFNEIGDACLAHLKGFTNLESLNLDSCSISGEGLVNLTDFRHLKCLELSDTEVGSNGLRHLSGLVNLESINLSFTVITDSGLRKLSGLTSLKSLNLDVRQISDTGLAALTTLTGLTHLDLFGARITDSGTNYLRYFKNLRSLEICGGGLTDSGVKNIKDLSSLTLLNLSQNCNLTDRTLEMISGLTGLVSLNVSNSRITTSGLRHLRTLKNLKSLTLESCKVTANDIKNLQENHLPNLVSFRPE from the exons ATGAGGACAGTATATAAG TTTTTACGACAAATATTGattacaaaaatttcatcaatgGGGGGAGCTTGTTCTAGGAAGAGAgaccaaagagaagaagaagaagacaacatAAATGGAGGGGTTTGCAGAAGATATGGCAAAAGTGGGAGTTCAAAGTGGTTGGCAACTTCATTCACTCGACAATCTAGTGACATTCAAATGGGAAAAGGGAAGTGCCTATCCCTCATGGACTTATGCATCCAGAAGATACGTGCG GACATTGATAAATATACCACTTTCTCAATGCTCCCAAGGGACATAAGCCAGCAGATTTTCAATGATTTGGTGTATTCTCGATTGCTAACTGAGGCTTCTCTTGAAGCTTTTCGGGATTGTGCACTGCAG GATCTTTACTTGGGAGAATATCCTGGGGTAAATAACAGTTGGATGGATATGGTGGCATCGCAGGGATCTTCTTTACTTTCTGTGGATCTTTCTGCATCTGATGTTACTGATGATGGGTTGATTCACCTTAAAGATTGCATAAATCTCCAAGCAATACACTTTAATTATTGTGACCGAATTTCAGATCGTGGGCTGGAATGCATTAGTG GTCTCTCTAACTTGACAAGTTTGAGCTTTAGAAGAAACAATGCAATCACTGCTAAAGGAATGAGTGCCTTTGCTAGATTAGTGAACTTGGTTCAGTTGGATTTGGAGAGATGTCCTGAAATCCATGGTGGGCTTGTTTATCTTAAAG GTTTAACAAAGTTGGAATCTCTGAATTTAAATTGGTGTAACTGCATAACAGATGCTGACATGAAGTCTCTCTCAG GGCTTACAAACTTGAAAGGATTACAACTTTCCAGCAGTAAAGTTACAGACTGTGGGATTTCTTACTTGAAAG GTCTTCACAATCTCTCTTTGTTGAACTTGGAGGGATGCCCAGTTACTGCTGCATGCTTGGACTCTCTCTCAG CTCTTGCTGCTCTTCTCTATCTGAATCTCAGCAGATGCTGTCTTACTGACAATGGATGCGAAAAATTTTCTC GACTTGGAAGGAAACTAAAAGTGCTGAACTTGGCTTTCAATGAAATTGGTGATGCTTGTTTGGCACACTTAAAAG GTTTTACAAATTTGGAGAGCTTAAACTTGGATTCTTGTAGTATCAGTGGGGAAGGACTGGTGAATTTGACAG ATTTTCGACATCTGAAATGTTTGGAGTTGTCTGATACTGAAGTTGGAAGCAATGGGCTCCGCCATTTATCTG GTTTGGTTAATCTGGAGAGCATAAATTTATCATTTACTGTAATTACCGACAGTGGTTTGAGAAAATTGTCCGGACTTACATCTCTAAAATCACTAAATTTGGATGTTCGCCAAATTTCAGATACCGGATTAGCAGCTCTAACAA CTTTGACTGGATTAACTCATCTGGATCTTTTTGGAGCTCGCATCACAGACTCTGGAACAAACTACTTGCGAT ACTTTAAAAATCTGAGGTCCCTGGAAATTTGCGGAGGAGGATTGACCGACTCCGGTGTTAAAAACATCAAAGATCTGTCATCATTGACACTGTTGAATCTATCACAAAACTGCAACCTGACAGACAGAACCTTGGAGATGATTTCAG GTTTGACAGGATTGGTCTCATTAAATGTGTCAAATTCTCGTATCACCACCTCAGGACTTAGACATTTGAGGACACTCAAGAATTTGAAGTCATTGACATTGGAGTCCTGCAAGGTGACAGCTAATGACATCAAGAATCTTCAGGAGAATCACCTCCCTAATCTGGTGAGCTTCCGACCCGAGTAG
- the LOC133796439 gene encoding uncharacterized protein LOC133796439 isoform X3, which produces MGGACSRKRDQREEEEDNINGGVCRRYGKSGSSKWLATSFTRQSSDIQMGKGKCLSLMDLCIQKIRADIDKYTTFSMLPRDISQQIFNDLVYSRLLTEASLEAFRDCALQDLYLGEYPGVNNSWMDMVASQGSSLLSVDLSASDVTDDGLIHLKDCINLQAIHFNYCDRISDRGLECISGLSNLTSLSFRRNNAITAKGMSAFARLVNLVQLDLERCPEIHGGLVYLKGLTKLESLNLNWCNCITDADMKSLSGLTNLKGLQLSSSKVTDCGISYLKGLHNLSLLNLEGCPVTAACLDSLSALAALLYLNLSRCCLTDNGCEKFSRLGRKLKVLNLAFNEIGDACLAHLKGFTNLESLNLDSCSISGEGLVNLTDFRHLKCLELSDTEVGSNGLRHLSGLVNLESINLSFTVITDSGLRKLSGLTSLKSLNLDVRQISDTGLAALTTLTGLTHLDLFGARITDSGTNYLRYFKNLRSLEICGGGLTDSGVKNIKDLSSLTLLNLSQNCNLTDRTLEMISGLTGLVSLNVSNSRITTSGLRHLRTLKNLKSLTLESCKVTANDIKNLQENHLPNLVSFRPE; this is translated from the exons atgGGGGGAGCTTGTTCTAGGAAGAGAgaccaaagagaagaagaagaagacaacatAAATGGAGGGGTTTGCAGAAGATATGGCAAAAGTGGGAGTTCAAAGTGGTTGGCAACTTCATTCACTCGACAATCTAGTGACATTCAAATGGGAAAAGGGAAGTGCCTATCCCTCATGGACTTATGCATCCAGAAGATACGTGCG GACATTGATAAATATACCACTTTCTCAATGCTCCCAAGGGACATAAGCCAGCAGATTTTCAATGATTTGGTGTATTCTCGATTGCTAACTGAGGCTTCTCTTGAAGCTTTTCGGGATTGTGCACTGCAG GATCTTTACTTGGGAGAATATCCTGGGGTAAATAACAGTTGGATGGATATGGTGGCATCGCAGGGATCTTCTTTACTTTCTGTGGATCTTTCTGCATCTGATGTTACTGATGATGGGTTGATTCACCTTAAAGATTGCATAAATCTCCAAGCAATACACTTTAATTATTGTGACCGAATTTCAGATCGTGGGCTGGAATGCATTAGTG GTCTCTCTAACTTGACAAGTTTGAGCTTTAGAAGAAACAATGCAATCACTGCTAAAGGAATGAGTGCCTTTGCTAGATTAGTGAACTTGGTTCAGTTGGATTTGGAGAGATGTCCTGAAATCCATGGTGGGCTTGTTTATCTTAAAG GTTTAACAAAGTTGGAATCTCTGAATTTAAATTGGTGTAACTGCATAACAGATGCTGACATGAAGTCTCTCTCAG GGCTTACAAACTTGAAAGGATTACAACTTTCCAGCAGTAAAGTTACAGACTGTGGGATTTCTTACTTGAAAG GTCTTCACAATCTCTCTTTGTTGAACTTGGAGGGATGCCCAGTTACTGCTGCATGCTTGGACTCTCTCTCAG CTCTTGCTGCTCTTCTCTATCTGAATCTCAGCAGATGCTGTCTTACTGACAATGGATGCGAAAAATTTTCTC GACTTGGAAGGAAACTAAAAGTGCTGAACTTGGCTTTCAATGAAATTGGTGATGCTTGTTTGGCACACTTAAAAG GTTTTACAAATTTGGAGAGCTTAAACTTGGATTCTTGTAGTATCAGTGGGGAAGGACTGGTGAATTTGACAG ATTTTCGACATCTGAAATGTTTGGAGTTGTCTGATACTGAAGTTGGAAGCAATGGGCTCCGCCATTTATCTG GTTTGGTTAATCTGGAGAGCATAAATTTATCATTTACTGTAATTACCGACAGTGGTTTGAGAAAATTGTCCGGACTTACATCTCTAAAATCACTAAATTTGGATGTTCGCCAAATTTCAGATACCGGATTAGCAGCTCTAACAA CTTTGACTGGATTAACTCATCTGGATCTTTTTGGAGCTCGCATCACAGACTCTGGAACAAACTACTTGCGAT ACTTTAAAAATCTGAGGTCCCTGGAAATTTGCGGAGGAGGATTGACCGACTCCGGTGTTAAAAACATCAAAGATCTGTCATCATTGACACTGTTGAATCTATCACAAAACTGCAACCTGACAGACAGAACCTTGGAGATGATTTCAG GTTTGACAGGATTGGTCTCATTAAATGTGTCAAATTCTCGTATCACCACCTCAGGACTTAGACATTTGAGGACACTCAAGAATTTGAAGTCATTGACATTGGAGTCCTGCAAGGTGACAGCTAATGACATCAAGAATCTTCAGGAGAATCACCTCCCTAATCTGGTGAGCTTCCGACCCGAGTAG
- the LOC133796439 gene encoding uncharacterized protein LOC133796439 isoform X1 has translation MNSTVLVQFLRQILITKISSMGGACSRKRDQREEEEDNINGGVCRRYGKSGSSKWLATSFTRQSSDIQMGKGKCLSLMDLCIQKIRADIDKYTTFSMLPRDISQQIFNDLVYSRLLTEASLEAFRDCALQDLYLGEYPGVNNSWMDMVASQGSSLLSVDLSASDVTDDGLIHLKDCINLQAIHFNYCDRISDRGLECISGLSNLTSLSFRRNNAITAKGMSAFARLVNLVQLDLERCPEIHGGLVYLKGLTKLESLNLNWCNCITDADMKSLSGLTNLKGLQLSSSKVTDCGISYLKGLHNLSLLNLEGCPVTAACLDSLSALAALLYLNLSRCCLTDNGCEKFSRLGRKLKVLNLAFNEIGDACLAHLKGFTNLESLNLDSCSISGEGLVNLTDFRHLKCLELSDTEVGSNGLRHLSGLVNLESINLSFTVITDSGLRKLSGLTSLKSLNLDVRQISDTGLAALTTLTGLTHLDLFGARITDSGTNYLRYFKNLRSLEICGGGLTDSGVKNIKDLSSLTLLNLSQNCNLTDRTLEMISGLTGLVSLNVSNSRITTSGLRHLRTLKNLKSLTLESCKVTANDIKNLQENHLPNLVSFRPE, from the exons ATGAACAG TACTGTTCTGGTGCAGTTTTTACGACAAATATTGattacaaaaatttcatcaatgGGGGGAGCTTGTTCTAGGAAGAGAgaccaaagagaagaagaagaagacaacatAAATGGAGGGGTTTGCAGAAGATATGGCAAAAGTGGGAGTTCAAAGTGGTTGGCAACTTCATTCACTCGACAATCTAGTGACATTCAAATGGGAAAAGGGAAGTGCCTATCCCTCATGGACTTATGCATCCAGAAGATACGTGCG GACATTGATAAATATACCACTTTCTCAATGCTCCCAAGGGACATAAGCCAGCAGATTTTCAATGATTTGGTGTATTCTCGATTGCTAACTGAGGCTTCTCTTGAAGCTTTTCGGGATTGTGCACTGCAG GATCTTTACTTGGGAGAATATCCTGGGGTAAATAACAGTTGGATGGATATGGTGGCATCGCAGGGATCTTCTTTACTTTCTGTGGATCTTTCTGCATCTGATGTTACTGATGATGGGTTGATTCACCTTAAAGATTGCATAAATCTCCAAGCAATACACTTTAATTATTGTGACCGAATTTCAGATCGTGGGCTGGAATGCATTAGTG GTCTCTCTAACTTGACAAGTTTGAGCTTTAGAAGAAACAATGCAATCACTGCTAAAGGAATGAGTGCCTTTGCTAGATTAGTGAACTTGGTTCAGTTGGATTTGGAGAGATGTCCTGAAATCCATGGTGGGCTTGTTTATCTTAAAG GTTTAACAAAGTTGGAATCTCTGAATTTAAATTGGTGTAACTGCATAACAGATGCTGACATGAAGTCTCTCTCAG GGCTTACAAACTTGAAAGGATTACAACTTTCCAGCAGTAAAGTTACAGACTGTGGGATTTCTTACTTGAAAG GTCTTCACAATCTCTCTTTGTTGAACTTGGAGGGATGCCCAGTTACTGCTGCATGCTTGGACTCTCTCTCAG CTCTTGCTGCTCTTCTCTATCTGAATCTCAGCAGATGCTGTCTTACTGACAATGGATGCGAAAAATTTTCTC GACTTGGAAGGAAACTAAAAGTGCTGAACTTGGCTTTCAATGAAATTGGTGATGCTTGTTTGGCACACTTAAAAG GTTTTACAAATTTGGAGAGCTTAAACTTGGATTCTTGTAGTATCAGTGGGGAAGGACTGGTGAATTTGACAG ATTTTCGACATCTGAAATGTTTGGAGTTGTCTGATACTGAAGTTGGAAGCAATGGGCTCCGCCATTTATCTG GTTTGGTTAATCTGGAGAGCATAAATTTATCATTTACTGTAATTACCGACAGTGGTTTGAGAAAATTGTCCGGACTTACATCTCTAAAATCACTAAATTTGGATGTTCGCCAAATTTCAGATACCGGATTAGCAGCTCTAACAA CTTTGACTGGATTAACTCATCTGGATCTTTTTGGAGCTCGCATCACAGACTCTGGAACAAACTACTTGCGAT ACTTTAAAAATCTGAGGTCCCTGGAAATTTGCGGAGGAGGATTGACCGACTCCGGTGTTAAAAACATCAAAGATCTGTCATCATTGACACTGTTGAATCTATCACAAAACTGCAACCTGACAGACAGAACCTTGGAGATGATTTCAG GTTTGACAGGATTGGTCTCATTAAATGTGTCAAATTCTCGTATCACCACCTCAGGACTTAGACATTTGAGGACACTCAAGAATTTGAAGTCATTGACATTGGAGTCCTGCAAGGTGACAGCTAATGACATCAAGAATCTTCAGGAGAATCACCTCCCTAATCTGGTGAGCTTCCGACCCGAGTAG